In Bombus vancouverensis nearcticus chromosome 1, iyBomVanc1_principal, whole genome shotgun sequence, a single genomic region encodes these proteins:
- the Eps-15 gene encoding epidermal growth factor receptor pathway substrate 15 isoform X4, which translates to MAALPSPTQVAGSHTAIYEAYYNQVDPNGYGRIGAMEAARFLKKSQLSDVVLSKIWDMADPQSRGSLDKSGLFVALKLCALAQAGRDLSMSNLNIELPPPKMGDIPVISQKNIVNTVPVITSVSNGDWSIKPSERAKYDQLFDSLQPSNGYIPGNKVKDVLMDSKLPLDTLGKIWDLADMDKDGMLDRHEFVVAVHLVYKALEKYAIPSVLPPELMPPAKRKDSTTPVPKSPAPIAVITTVPPSIPPLPNVPPVKSMVGLDTVKTNVQWVVSSEDQIVADKLFLQADLDMDGYVSGIEIKDVFLQSGLPQTVLAHIWSLCDTCQSGKLNKEQFALAMWLIKQKLRGVEPPTALSPDMIPPSMRKPTESVVENNNVSGYSNPELDMISKDIAELVKERQSMEQDIAQKEADIKIKNGEIKSLQSELDTLAATLKQLENQKGEAQKRLNDLKAQKTEVDKDLSEVEQKIREEQKKVDKLRQQAEEQESVLRAQEEELNFKRQELEGLRQEEQQLEQQQNKSRDQLNELTKNLQDTQLQICQAKAKITHLQEQQRQMSDAIALYDSALATGDATLVPDTSLQFNPEIENLEYEKTSEEDKIQNKKNVQFSNTNGATMDGFEQDPFAEPFNNASTPDPFGSAFSSPNTTGGGGGGGAGGFTSDPFSVFDDSNAVVKQDPFDPFGDGKRNDTKATTTTSATKDPFGDDPFANLHAPPRPESPSPALPPKKAKQPPPRPAPPRPSQGPTGPLRAAPAPPTPSPTPDPFANAFSAQQGIIDNNNSNNFNTSTGFADFANFDSK; encoded by the exons ATGGCCGCCCTGCCATCACCCACGCag GTGGCTGGAAGCCATACTGCTATATATGAAGCTTATTATAACCAG GTGGATCCAAATGGATATGGACGAATTGGTGCGATGGAAGCTGCAAGATTTCTTAAGAAATCCCAGCTGAGTGATGTTGTACTAAGTAAGATATGGGATATGGCAGATCCACAATCACGTGGATCATTAGACAAATCTGGTCTTTTTGTTGCTCTCAAACTTTGTGCATTAGCCCAAGCAGGAAGAGACCTTAGTATGtcaaatttaaatatagaatTGCCACCTCCAAAAATG ggTGATATTCCTGTAATATCtcaaaaaaatatagtaaatactGTACCAGTAATAACATCTGTCAGTAACGGAGATTGGTCTATTAAACCTTCAGAAAGAGCCAAATATGATCAACTTTTTGACAGCTTGCAACCTTCAAATGGATATATACCTGGGAATAAAGTAAAGGATGTTCTTATGGATAGTAAACTTCCTTTAGATACACTTGGAAAGATTTGGGATCTTGCAGATATGGATAAAGATGGTATGCTGGATAGACATGAATTTGTTGTT GCTGTGCATTTAGTGTATAAAGCTTTAGAGAAATATGCTATACCAAGTGTACTTCCACCAGAATTAATGCCACCGGCAAAAAGGAAAGATTCTACAACACCAGTACCAAAATCTCCTGCGCCAATTGCTGTAATTACAACAGTTCCACCATCTATTCCACCTCTACCTAATGTACCTCCAGTGAAGAGCATGGTTGGTTTGGATACAGTAAAG acgAATGTACAGTGGGTAGTTTCATCTGAGGATCAAATAGTAGCAGACAAACTATTTTTGCAAGCTGATCTAGATATGGATGGGTATGTCTCAGGTATTGAAATCAAAGATGTCTTCCTTCAAAGTGGACTTCCACAGACTGTCTTAGCTCATATAtg gAGTCTTTGCGACACATGTCAAAGTGGAAAGTTAAATAAAGAACAATTTGCTCTAGCTATGTGGCTTATTAAACAAAAACTGAGGGGTGTTGAACCACCCACAGCTTTGAGCCCTGATATGATACCACCATCCATGCGGAAACCAACAGAATCTGTTGTG GAAAACAATAATGTCTCTGGTTATTCAAACCCAGAATTGGACATGATAAGTAAAGACATAGCGGAACTTGTAAAAGAGAGGCAAAGTATGGAACAAGATATAGCACAAAAGGAAGCTGATATTAAGATAAAGAATGGTGAAATTAAAAGTTTACAGAGCGAACTGGATACACTTGCTGCTACATTAAAACAATTAGAAAATCAGAAAGGTGAAGCACAAAAGCGATTGAATGATTTAAAAGCTcag AAGACAGAAGTAGATAAAGATTTGAGTGAGGTCGAGCAGAAGATACGTGAAGAACAGAAAAAG GTTGATAAATTGCGTCAACAAGCAGAAGAGCAAGAATCGGTGTTGCGTGCTCAAGAAGAAGAACTGAATTTTAAACGACAAGAATTGGAAGGCTTGAGACAAGAAGAACAGCAGTTAGAACAGCAACAAAATAAAAGCAGGGACCAATTAAATGAACTCACTAAAAATTTGCAGGATACACAGTTGCAAATTTGTCAAGCAAAAGCAAAAATCACTCATTTACAAGAACAACAACGGCAAATGAGTGATGCAATTGCACTTTATGACTCTGCACTTGCAACTGGGGATGCCACACTTGTACCTGATACTAGTCTGCAATTTAATCCCGAAATTGAAAACTTAGA ATACGAGAAAACAAGCGAAGAAGATAAGattcaaaataagaaaaacgttCAATTTTCTAATACAAATGGAGCAACAATGGATGGGTTTGAACAAGATCCTTTTGCAGAACCATTTAATAATGCATCAACACCGGATCCATTTGGAAGTGCATTTTCATCTCCAAATACTACT ggaggaggaggaggaggaggagcagGGGGATTCACATCTGACCCATTTAGTGTATTTGATGATAGCAATGCTGTTGTGAAACAAGATCCATTTGATCCATTTGGAGATGGAAAAAGAAATGATACTAAAGCTACCACTACAACATCA GCGACAAAAGATCCATTTGGAGATGATCCATTCGCAAATCTTCATGCACCACCTCGACCAGAAAGTCCTAGTCCTGCTCTCCCTCCTAAAAAAGCAAAACAACCTCCACCACGACCAGCACCTCCTCGACCGTCTCAAGGACCTACCGGTCCTCTACGAGCAGCACCGGCACCGCCTACACCTTCTCCTACACCTGATCCCTTTGCAAATGCTTTCTCTGCTCAACAAGGCATAATAGATAACAACAACAGTAATAATTTTAATACGTCTACTGGATTTGCAGATTTTGCTAATTTTGATTCTAAG taa